A single region of the Lotus japonicus ecotype B-129 chromosome 4, LjGifu_v1.2 genome encodes:
- the LOC130712467 gene encoding WRKY transcription factor 22-like produces the protein MSSEDWDLFAIVRSGKDVTFVASNTNREISPNTVTNSISPQETTTFFPIRQENDSSSFYDIVQPRTNGIQELRQALMNFINPTTTTTTTTIFNTNGNVILNPNSTLSNLTGIYGQQQIQQGLHHPVALPTHVPQTSPIAQPNIQHQMKTVRHVTADKITADMWEWRKYGQKPIKGSPYPRSYYKCNNMKKCDAKKQVERSRTDPSMFIVTYIGDHDHEKPLLRNMLCKTSRVKPLTTHLPNTSQTKAPTNTGSVRLSSIPPMLVSDLLENGDKTVNHSELEGPDMEIEPKSVSDDDDDILIPISDLLENGDKMVNHGEAEGPNSEIEAKSVSDDGDDTLVPISYLLEDDDKMVNHGEPEGPDLEIGPKSLSDEDDDILIPNFAAMSNIFEMGYQSFDGGVTHMGESDPNCTRWLI, from the exons ATGTCTAGTGAGGACTGGGATCTCTTTGCCATTGTTCGTAGCGGCAAAGATGTCACATTTGTTGCTTCAAACACCAATAGAGAAATTTCACCCAACACAGTCACAAATTCCATATCCCCTCAGGAAACCACAACCTTTTTTCCAATTAGACAAGAAAATGACTCATCCTCTTTTTATGATATTGTGCAACCTAGAACCAATGGGATCCAAGAGCTACGCCAAGCGCTAATGAATTTCATTAACCCCACCACCACTACTACGACCACCACAATCTTTAACACTAACGGTAATGTCATTCTCAATCCTAACTCTACCTTATCTAACCTTACAGGAATCTATGGACAACAACAGATACAGCAAGGCCTCCATCATCCTGTGGCTCTACCCACTCATGTTCCCCAAACAAGTCCTATTGCTCAGCCAAACATCCAACACCAA ATGAAAACAGTTCGGCATGTGACCGCTGACAAAATAACAGCTGATATGTGGGAATGGAGAAAATATGGACAAAAACCCATCAAAGGTTCTCCGTATCCAAG GAGTTATTACAAATGCAACAACATGAAAAAATGTGACGCGAAAAAGCAAGTAGAACGAAGCAGAACGGACCCGAGCATGTTTATTGTGACATACATCGGAGATCACGATCATGAGAAACCGCTTCTTCGGAACATGCTTTGCAAAACCTCAAGGGTCAAGCCATTAACGACCCATTTACCTAACACCTCGCAAACCAAGGCACCCACCAACACTGGGAGCGTTAGGTTATCGAGTATTCCTCCCATGCTGGTGTCAGATCTGCTAGAGAATGGTGACAAAACAGTTAACCATAGCGAACTTGAAGGCCCTGACATGGAAATAGAACCTAAATCAGTCtccgatgatgatgatgacattcTAATACCCATATCAGATCTGCTGGAGAATGGTGACAAAATGGTTAACCATGGAGAAGCCGAAGGCCCTAACTCGGAAATAGAAGCTAAATCAGTCTCCGACGATGGTGATGACACTCTAGTACCCATATCATATCTGCTGGAGGACGATGACAAAATGGTTAACCATGGAGAACCCGAAGGCCCTGACCTGGAAATAGGACCTAAATCACTCTCCGATGAGGATGATGACATACTAATACCTAACTTTGCTGCCATGTCAAACATCTTCGAAATGGGATATCAATCTTTTGATGGTGGAGTCACTCACATGGGCGAGTCAGATCCTAATTGCACGCGGTGGTTGATCTAA